In Anaerotignum faecicola, the following are encoded in one genomic region:
- a CDS encoding prolipoprotein diacylglyceryl transferase — translation MYPFINILNYKIPVYGLLFVSGLIVSYFFAYRRTIKGGLSADGLLIITAFAISSAVFGAKILYLSVSLPRELLISLIKDGKFDLLMRGGFVFYGGLAGGIVGAALGAKIAGVSLLSYEAAIVPFIPLGHSFGRIGCFMSGCCFGIPYNGIPGICFPNSLAGLPPDISVFPVQLLESAANLFICILLTVYSKKPRRKYDITLLYLGLYSLCRFPLEFLRGDMARGLFLSISTSQWISAAVAISCLCYLFFRHKKQFL, via the coding sequence ATGTATCCTTTTATAAATATATTAAACTATAAAATACCCGTTTACGGCCTGCTTTTTGTATCAGGCCTTATTGTTTCATATTTTTTCGCATACAGAAGGACAATTAAAGGAGGCCTTTCAGCTGACGGCCTCCTTATTATAACGGCATTTGCAATATCCTCAGCTGTTTTCGGCGCCAAGATACTTTATTTATCTGTTTCACTGCCACGCGAATTGCTTATAAGCCTTATAAAAGACGGAAAATTCGATCTTCTTATGCGCGGCGGGTTCGTATTTTACGGCGGCCTTGCAGGCGGGATTGTAGGAGCGGCGCTTGGAGCTAAAATTGCCGGTGTAAGCCTTTTAAGTTATGAAGCGGCTATAGTTCCGTTTATTCCCTTAGGCCACTCCTTCGGACGTATCGGCTGTTTTATGTCTGGCTGCTGTTTCGGCATACCGTATAACGGGATACCGGGCATCTGTTTTCCAAATTCTCTGGCCGGCCTTCCTCCTGACATATCCGTTTTTCCCGTGCAGCTTTTGGAATCGGCGGCAAACTTATTTATATGTATACTTTTAACCGTATACTCAAAAAAACCCCGCCGTAAATATGACATAACCCTGCTTTATCTCGGGCTTTACTCCCTGTGCAGATTCCCGCTTGAATTCCTAAGGGGCGATATGGCGCGCGGCTTGTTCCTTTCAATTTCAACTTCCCAGTGGATAAGCGCCGCCGTTGCCATTTCATGCTTATGTTATTTATTCTTCCGCCATAAAAAACAATTTTTATAA
- a CDS encoding methyl-accepting chemotaxis protein translates to MKKVKLTKPKKISTSLILFSTAILFVLNLLSAMIMIYITGHGMNRKQDAFLQQTTLSAQKQVENFIDKYTGITEALANNQQLRASLKADGIETTISENKDFSDILETLNETMSKYPDILGIGIGSIAEDSIYNQDGLRLNVSLSARPYFSSASKSTYVTQPYIDESTGEMCISVASPIDDDKGLHGILIVDLKLAQLSEFLSQMSFGGSGHSILLSDDNTIVGYEELSIIGKNFSDLNASGDILSEIDSPSGKVIAYQISGEKRVGVMAELSNGGWKVLTSMSSAEYNSQTVKTILFLLILLMFVAVIVAVSLRHIIVKKLRPLSELNQGLKEVSGGNLNLSVSYRASDEIGEMADSMRSCISSLSSYVGEISDVMGRLASGDLTVKPSIEFNGDFIPIQRSISKFIDTLTQLIRDISQASDQVSSGAGQVSSGAQALAQGATEQASSVEELAATLSELSSTVKNNSEMARAASINANQVNNEIIESSEKMNHSLEVMEEIRTGAGKVSGIIKTIEDIAFQTNILALNAAVEAARAGQAGRGFAVVADEVRNLAAKSAEASKATTELIGGMVSSIEKGSGSMEQTKRYMDNVVANADEITAVFQKISAASEDQFTSISQVTQGTDQISSVVQTNSATAEQSAAASEELSSQALLLKEMIGKFKLTGSEPLSSEPQNNTLHIQNIDSMMCQSSESETSHYYDGKY, encoded by the coding sequence ATGAAGAAAGTTAAATTAACAAAACCAAAAAAGATTTCAACATCACTAATCTTATTTTCAACGGCAATACTTTTCGTACTTAACCTGCTCTCAGCAATGATTATGATTTATATTACAGGCCATGGTATGAATCGGAAACAGGATGCATTTTTACAGCAAACTACATTGAGCGCCCAAAAACAGGTTGAAAATTTTATAGATAAATATACGGGCATTACGGAAGCGCTTGCAAACAACCAACAGTTAAGGGCTTCTTTAAAAGCTGACGGAATTGAAACAACAATATCCGAAAATAAAGATTTTTCAGATATTCTCGAAACCTTAAACGAAACAATGTCTAAATATCCGGATATTCTCGGAATAGGAATCGGCAGTATTGCGGAAGACAGCATTTACAATCAGGACGGACTGCGGCTTAATGTTTCATTAAGCGCCCGCCCATATTTTAGTTCTGCCAGCAAATCTACATACGTTACTCAGCCATACATAGACGAATCTACCGGCGAAATGTGTATTTCTGTCGCTTCTCCGATTGATGATGATAAAGGACTTCACGGCATTTTAATTGTAGATTTAAAGTTGGCGCAATTATCGGAGTTTTTATCCCAAATGTCTTTTGGCGGCTCCGGCCATAGCATACTGCTTTCCGATGACAACACAATTGTCGGATATGAAGAACTAAGCATTATAGGCAAAAATTTCAGCGACTTAAACGCATCAGGCGATATCCTGTCCGAAATAGATTCCCCAAGCGGAAAAGTTATAGCTTATCAGATAAGCGGTGAAAAAAGGGTAGGCGTTATGGCCGAACTGTCTAACGGAGGCTGGAAAGTCCTTACATCTATGTCGTCGGCAGAATATAACTCACAGACCGTAAAAACAATATTGTTCTTATTAATATTATTAATGTTTGTCGCGGTAATTGTGGCCGTTTCCCTGCGCCATATAATAGTAAAAAAACTGCGCCCTCTTTCGGAACTTAACCAAGGGTTAAAAGAAGTAAGCGGCGGCAACCTTAATTTATCGGTTTCATACAGAGCAAGCGATGAAATAGGCGAAATGGCAGATTCAATGAGATCATGCATTTCGAGCCTGTCGTCATATGTAGGCGAAATAAGCGACGTTATGGGAAGGCTTGCAAGCGGCGATCTCACAGTAAAACCAAGCATAGAATTTAACGGCGACTTTATTCCTATACAACGCTCCATATCCAAGTTTATAGATACCCTGACACAGCTTATTCGCGACATTTCACAGGCGTCTGATCAGGTTTCTTCAGGAGCCGGGCAAGTTTCTTCCGGAGCCCAGGCTTTGGCACAGGGCGCAACAGAGCAGGCATCGTCAGTTGAAGAACTTGCGGCAACGCTGTCCGAGCTTTCGTCAACTGTAAAGAACAATTCCGAAATGGCCCGGGCCGCCAGCATAAACGCAAATCAAGTAAACAACGAAATAATAGAAAGCAGTGAAAAAATGAACCATTCGCTTGAAGTAATGGAAGAAATACGCACCGGTGCCGGCAAAGTCAGCGGAATTATCAAGACAATTGAAGATATTGCTTTTCAGACAAATATACTGGCTTTAAACGCCGCCGTCGAGGCGGCGCGAGCCGGTCAGGCAGGAAGGGGCTTTGCAGTCGTAGCCGACGAGGTGCGCAACCTCGCCGCAAAATCCGCCGAAGCATCCAAAGCAACGACAGAACTTATCGGCGGCATGGTTTCATCTATAGAAAAAGGCAGCGGCAGTATGGAACAAACAAAACGGTATATGGATAATGTCGTTGCAAATGCAGATGAAATTACGGCTGTGTTTCAAAAAATTTCGGCCGCTTCGGAAGATCAGTTCACTTCCATTTCACAGGTTACACAAGGTACGGATCAAATTTCAAGCGTAGTGCAGACAAATTCCGCAACAGCCGAACAAAGCGCCGCCGCCAGTGAGGAACTTTCAAGCCAAGCTCTGCTTCTTAAAGAAATGATTGGAAAATTCAAGCTGACCGGATCGGAACCGCTTTCTTCCGAACCGCAAAACAATACGTTACATATACAAAACATCGATTCTATGATGTGCCAAAGCAGCGAAAGCGAAACGTCGCATTACTATGACGGCAAATACTGA
- a CDS encoding heavy metal translocating P-type ATPase: MKFIIKHEIEGRIRVHMAQNNMSFKEADTLYYYLNGFNGILSVKIYERTADAAIVYSCTRKEIIEALRRFKYEAAALPEGIAENSGREINAYYKEKLILKIGMRMFMKCFIPYPVRVINTAVKSIRYIGNGIKCLLRKKLEVPVLDAVAIGVSIARRDFATAGSVMFMLGIGELLEEWTHKKSVGDLARSMSLNVNKVWVKHGEQEILANTDDVECGDEVVVRMGGVIPFDGIVTEGEAMVNQASMTGEPLPVKKGRDGYVYAGTVIEEGELVIKIKEVSGSTRFEKIIKMIEETEKLKSSVESKAEHLADRLVPYTFLGTAAVWAVTRNVTKALSVLMVDFSCALKLAMPITVLSAIREANSRSITIKGGKYIEAVAAADTIVFDKTGTLTKARPEVKEVISFGEGSPEEMLRVAACLEEHFPHPMAKAVVREAKRRRLEHEEMHSKVDYIVAHGIASYIGDKRVIIGSYHFVFEDENCTVRQGYEKLFDELPTEYSHLYLAVDSVLAAVICIEDPVREEAASVIKELKGEGLKIVMMTGDSERTAAAIADKIGVDEYYSEALPDEKAEFVKKERERGNGVIMVGDGINDSPALSAANAGVAISEGAELAREIADITISAESLWELVALRRLSALMMKRIGMNYKTILAVNGSLILLGVGGVIQPTASALFHNASTLGICLKSMNNLMQ, from the coding sequence TTGAAATTTATTATTAAACATGAAATTGAAGGCCGTATACGCGTGCATATGGCTCAAAACAATATGTCGTTTAAAGAGGCTGACACACTTTATTATTATTTAAACGGATTTAACGGGATATTAAGCGTTAAGATTTATGAACGCACTGCCGATGCGGCGATTGTTTATTCCTGCACTAGGAAAGAAATAATTGAAGCTTTAAGGAGGTTTAAATATGAAGCGGCGGCTCTTCCGGAAGGAATAGCGGAAAATTCCGGAAGGGAAATTAACGCATACTATAAGGAAAAACTCATATTAAAAATAGGAATGCGTATGTTTATGAAATGCTTTATACCATATCCTGTAAGGGTTATCAATACTGCCGTTAAGTCCATAAGGTATATAGGAAACGGAATTAAATGCCTATTAAGAAAAAAGCTGGAAGTGCCTGTCTTGGACGCGGTCGCTATAGGAGTGTCAATTGCGAGAAGAGATTTTGCAACGGCCGGGTCGGTTATGTTTATGCTGGGAATAGGAGAACTGCTTGAAGAATGGACGCATAAAAAATCTGTGGGAGATTTGGCTCGCAGCATGTCGCTTAATGTAAACAAGGTATGGGTGAAGCACGGAGAGCAGGAAATACTCGCCAATACGGACGACGTTGAATGTGGAGACGAGGTTGTTGTACGTATGGGAGGCGTTATACCGTTCGACGGAATTGTAACGGAAGGCGAGGCAATGGTTAACCAAGCATCAATGACAGGCGAACCGCTGCCTGTGAAAAAAGGCCGGGACGGATATGTTTACGCCGGCACGGTTATAGAAGAAGGCGAACTTGTTATTAAGATTAAAGAAGTTTCAGGCTCCACAAGATTTGAAAAGATTATAAAAATGATTGAAGAAACGGAAAAGCTGAAATCTTCAGTTGAAAGCAAGGCGGAGCATTTGGCGGATCGCCTTGTGCCTTACACATTTTTGGGAACAGCTGCCGTATGGGCTGTAACAAGAAATGTAACGAAAGCGCTTTCTGTGCTTATGGTTGACTTTTCGTGCGCGCTCAAGCTTGCAATGCCGATAACCGTGCTTTCGGCAATACGTGAAGCAAATTCGCGCAGTATAACCATAAAAGGGGGAAAATATATTGAGGCCGTTGCGGCCGCCGATACTATTGTGTTTGATAAAACGGGAACACTCACAAAAGCGCGCCCGGAGGTAAAGGAAGTTATTTCGTTCGGAGAGGGAAGCCCTGAGGAAATGCTGAGGGTTGCGGCATGCCTTGAAGAACATTTCCCACACCCAATGGCAAAGGCGGTTGTGCGCGAGGCAAAAAGAAGGCGCCTTGAACATGAAGAGATGCACTCGAAAGTAGACTATATTGTTGCGCATGGAATTGCATCGTATATCGGAGATAAGAGGGTCATAATCGGAAGCTACCATTTTGTGTTTGAAGATGAAAACTGCACTGTACGTCAAGGATATGAAAAGCTGTTTGACGAACTTCCGACGGAATATTCGCATCTATATTTGGCAGTTGACAGTGTTCTTGCGGCGGTTATATGCATAGAAGATCCGGTTAGGGAAGAAGCGGCGAGCGTTATCAAAGAGCTTAAAGGCGAAGGCCTGAAAATTGTAATGATGACCGGAGACAGCGAACGTACGGCTGCGGCTATTGCGGATAAAATAGGCGTGGACGAATATTATTCGGAAGCGTTGCCTGATGAAAAAGCAGAATTTGTTAAGAAGGAAAGGGAGAGGGGAAACGGCGTTATAATGGTTGGCGACGGTATAAACGATTCGCCGGCTCTCTCGGCTGCAAACGCAGGCGTTGCCATAAGCGAAGGAGCAGAACTTGCAAGGGAAATTGCAGATATAACAATATCTGCTGAAAGTCTTTGGGAACTTGTTGCGTTAAGGCGTTTAAGCGCTCTTATGATGAAAAGAATCGGGATGAACTATAAAACTATACTTGCAGTTAACGGAAGCCTTATACTTCTTGGCGTGGGAGGGGTAATACAACCCACGGCATCGGCGCTTTTCCATAATGCCTCAACTCTTGGAATATGCCTTAAAAGTATGAATAATCTTATGCAGTAA
- a CDS encoding DUF6110 family protein — protein MLNDLQMKKLGLFLGGVAFGTAGVKLLASKDAKRAYVQCTAAALRVKDSVMKTVTEVQENSEDIVAQAKQINEKRAAEKEAAVVEDAENKAEE, from the coding sequence ATGTTGAATGATTTGCAAATGAAAAAATTAGGTTTGTTCCTCGGAGGGGTAGCTTTCGGAACGGCAGGCGTTAAACTTCTTGCCAGCAAAGACGCCAAAAGGGCGTATGTGCAGTGTACGGCGGCGGCGCTCAGGGTTAAGGACAGCGTTATGAAAACTGTAACGGAGGTTCAGGAAAATTCTGAAGATATTGTTGCTCAGGCAAAACAGATCAATGAAAAAAGGGCGGCTGAAAAGGAAGCGGCCGTTGTAGAAGACGCTGAAAATAAAGCTGAAGAATAA
- a CDS encoding helix-turn-helix domain-containing protein produces MDCSKTGALILKLRKEKGLTQKALAEKMNISDRAISKWERGIGCPDVSLLNELSEIFGVNIEKILLGDLEPNLNDGGNMKKIKFYLCPDCGNVLSGTGNGEIYCCGRKLGALMPQKSVEGHNINIEEVETDYYITMEHEMEKSHYISFAAYVSYDRAMIIKMYPEQAAEIRLPKMRRGELYICCTKHGLINAGRI; encoded by the coding sequence GTGGATTGTTCCAAAACAGGAGCGCTTATTTTAAAACTGCGCAAAGAAAAAGGACTTACTCAAAAAGCCCTTGCGGAAAAAATGAACATCAGCGACAGAGCAATTTCAAAATGGGAACGCGGGATCGGCTGCCCCGATGTATCGCTTCTTAATGAACTTTCGGAAATTTTCGGAGTCAATATCGAAAAAATACTTCTTGGCGATTTAGAACCCAATTTAAATGACGGAGGGAATATGAAAAAGATTAAATTTTATTTATGCCCGGACTGCGGAAATGTATTATCAGGTACAGGCAACGGCGAAATATACTGCTGCGGCAGGAAGCTTGGCGCGCTTATGCCCCAAAAGTCTGTTGAAGGCCACAATATTAATATAGAAGAAGTTGAAACGGATTATTATATAACAATGGAACATGAAATGGAAAAAAGCCACTATATTTCTTTTGCCGCATATGTGTCGTATGACAGGGCAATGATTATAAAAATGTATCCTGAACAGGCTGCCGAAATACGCCTGCCGAAAATGCGCCGCGGCGAACTCTATATCTGCTGTACAAAGCACGGCCTTATAAATGCCGGCAGGATTTGA
- a CDS encoding copper amine oxidase N-terminal domain-containing protein, giving the protein MKKVSITAVISALSLCMVSPAFASYIEKGDYTAQINSLPLTGHIYENKDHAHMFPLRETACLLGYEVEWEGSTQTATVKDGENSVSLTIGKDEYNSNGNKSQLMAAPELTDGLTYVPSLFFSKFFPVDMVNAENELIIVTSDEKGDLIKSCGTIKDASMNTLTLSLDDGSEKSFITSGADMSGCNGLTIGKNITVYYYSDFPEKAVKADEI; this is encoded by the coding sequence ATGAAAAAAGTATCTATTACAGCAGTTATTTCCGCGTTATCGCTCTGTATGGTTTCGCCTGCATTCGCTTCATATATTGAAAAAGGCGACTATACGGCACAAATCAATTCACTGCCTCTGACAGGGCATATATACGAAAATAAAGACCACGCCCACATGTTTCCCCTCAGGGAAACCGCCTGTCTCCTGGGATATGAAGTTGAATGGGAAGGCTCCACGCAGACTGCCACAGTTAAAGACGGGGAAAACTCCGTTTCATTAACAATAGGTAAAGACGAATATAATTCCAACGGCAATAAATCCCAATTAATGGCCGCGCCTGAATTAACCGACGGGCTGACATATGTGCCGTCGTTGTTTTTCAGCAAATTTTTTCCCGTAGATATGGTAAATGCAGAAAATGAATTGATAATTGTTACTTCCGATGAAAAAGGCGATCTTATTAAATCATGCGGAACGATAAAAGACGCCTCAATGAACACGCTTACTTTAAGCCTTGACGACGGCAGTGAAAAATCCTTTATAACGTCCGGCGCCGATATGTCCGGGTGCAACGGCCTTACAATCGGAAAAAATATAACCGTATACTATTACTCCGATTTTCCGGAAAAAGCGGTAAAAGCCGATGAAATATAA
- a CDS encoding MATE family efflux transporter produces METDKLDTKRGKTLILLTWPIFIELLLQMLVGNVDQFMVGRYSQTGVAAIGNANQIMNMVVIVFSVISIATTILVSLYKGANDKKRLETIYSLSVFVNAVISVIVSAAVVGFARPIFSIMRVPGDVMDEAVIYISIIGAGIIFQGLYNTFTAIFRSNALMKESMAVSFIINVLNIAGNAVLIPHIGIAGAAVSSIASRFIGLLIMIAIFKIKVDGRITFRHMKPFPSGQLKTLLSIGLPSGAESVSYTGSQLAIQTMVNNFGTQVITAKTYGNMLVMISYLYTNAISQASQIVVGRLMGARDVENTKKQVQRTLLISLSVSLAVSALLYVFSEPIFKFLTDDEYVVELGRTVLFIDIFLEIGRAVNMTMVRDLQAVGDIMFPIVLGVISMWIFSVLGGYILGVAFGMGLAGFWLAMAVDECFRGVAFLIRWFSGSWQGKNIIDKQK; encoded by the coding sequence ATGGAAACAGACAAGTTGGATACCAAGCGGGGAAAAACATTAATACTTCTGACATGGCCTATCTTCATAGAATTGCTTTTGCAGATGCTTGTTGGGAACGTAGACCAGTTTATGGTTGGCAGGTATTCCCAGACGGGCGTTGCCGCAATAGGAAATGCAAATCAGATAATGAATATGGTTGTAATTGTTTTCAGCGTTATAAGTATTGCCACAACCATACTTGTTTCGCTTTATAAAGGCGCAAATGACAAAAAAAGGCTTGAAACAATTTATTCGCTTTCGGTTTTTGTAAACGCCGTTATAAGCGTTATTGTAAGCGCGGCGGTTGTCGGATTTGCACGTCCGATATTTTCAATAATGCGGGTTCCGGGCGACGTTATGGACGAGGCTGTTATTTATATTTCCATTATCGGCGCGGGCATTATATTTCAAGGGCTTTACAACACTTTTACCGCTATTTTCAGAAGCAACGCCCTTATGAAGGAATCAATGGCCGTTTCGTTTATTATAAATGTTTTGAACATAGCGGGAAACGCCGTGCTGATACCGCATATAGGGATTGCAGGGGCGGCTGTAAGCAGTATTGCAAGCCGATTTATAGGGCTTTTGATTATGATTGCGATATTTAAAATAAAAGTTGACGGACGGATAACATTCAGGCATATGAAACCGTTCCCGTCAGGCCAGCTTAAAACCCTGCTTTCAATAGGCCTTCCGTCCGGAGCCGAAAGCGTGTCATACACCGGAAGCCAGCTTGCGATACAGACAATGGTAAATAATTTCGGAACTCAGGTTATAACGGCCAAAACATATGGAAATATGCTTGTTATGATTTCATATCTTTATACAAACGCCATTTCGCAGGCAAGCCAAATCGTTGTAGGCAGGCTTATGGGAGCGAGGGATGTTGAAAATACAAAAAAACAGGTTCAGCGCACGCTTTTAATTTCACTTTCGGTGAGCCTTGCGGTATCGGCCTTGCTTTATGTTTTTTCGGAACCGATATTCAAGTTTTTAACTGACGACGAATATGTCGTAGAACTGGGACGCACAGTGCTTTTTATAGACATATTCCTTGAAATAGGAAGGGCCGTAAATATGACTATGGTAAGGGATTTGCAGGCTGTGGGCGATATTATGTTTCCGATTGTGCTGGGAGTTATAAGCATGTGGATTTTTTCTGTGCTGGGCGGATATATATTAGGCGTCGCGTTTGGCATGGGGCTTGCGGGGTTCTGGCTTGCAATGGCCGTGGATGAGTGTTTCAGGGGCGTTGCGTTTCTGATAAGATGGTTCAGCGGAAGCTGGCAGGGAAAAAACATAATTGATAAACAGAAATGA
- a CDS encoding ATP-binding cassette domain-containing protein has protein sequence MLELNSIYKYYNPGTINEMCLFNGFDLKVDDGQFVSVIGSNGSGKTSMLNIICGSIPIEKGDIKIDGQSILSKKEFQRNKIIGRVYQNPSMGTCPNMTILENMALADNKGKTFGLKPGTNRARINFYKEQLSQLKLGLEDKLDIKVGSLSGGQRQAMALLMATMTPIKFLILDEHTAALDPKTADLIMELTNSIVKEKRLTTIMVTHNLRYAVDYGSRLIMMHQGNIVIDKKGEEKEKTGIDEILGLFNEISIECGN, from the coding sequence ATGCTTGAATTAAATTCAATATATAAATACTATAACCCGGGAACGATTAATGAGATGTGTCTTTTTAACGGCTTTGACCTTAAAGTTGACGACGGACAGTTTGTTTCCGTTATAGGAAGCAACGGTTCCGGAAAAACGTCAATGCTGAACATAATCTGCGGCAGTATACCCATTGAAAAAGGGGATATAAAAATAGACGGGCAGAGCATACTTTCAAAAAAGGAATTCCAAAGGAACAAAATAATAGGCCGCGTATATCAAAACCCGTCTATGGGAACATGCCCAAACATGACTATACTTGAAAACATGGCGCTTGCGGACAATAAAGGTAAAACTTTCGGCTTGAAGCCCGGCACAAACAGGGCGCGGATAAATTTTTATAAAGAACAGCTAAGCCAGCTGAAGCTGGGGTTGGAAGATAAGCTTGATATAAAGGTAGGTTCCCTTTCGGGAGGGCAGAGACAGGCAATGGCGCTTTTAATGGCCACAATGACGCCCATAAAATTCCTTATACTAGACGAGCATACCGCGGCGCTCGATCCGAAAACCGCCGATCTGATAATGGAGCTTACAAACAGCATTGTTAAGGAAAAACGCCTGACCACAATTATGGTAACCCATAATTTAAGATATGCCGTGGATTACGGCAGCAGGCTTATTATGATGCACCAGGGCAATATTGTTATTGACAAAAAAGGCGAGGAAAAAGAAAAAACAGGAATAGATGAAATACTGGGGCTGTTTAACGAGATAAGCATTGAATGCGGCAACTGA
- a CDS encoding ABC transporter permease — translation MGILIGVLEQGLIYGIMALGVYITYKILDFPDLTVDGTFPMGAAVTAVLITGGANPYAALIASFAAGALAGAVTGLIHVKFKVRDLLSGIIMMTALYSINMRITGKANVPIFTQPTVFDNPAVNSVMPHGFTAYKTFFIALILSLVAKYLLDGYLRTKSGYLLRAAGDNPVIVTSLAKDHGLVKIVGLAIANGLVALGGSAMCQQQRFFDISMGTGTVVIGLASVIIGTNIFKNSRFIRPTSAVLIGSILYKGCVALAIAQGFKASDMKLITALLFLIILVATMDRKKKVKGDA, via the coding sequence ATGGGAATACTGATAGGCGTTTTGGAGCAGGGGCTTATATACGGCATAATGGCCCTGGGAGTTTATATAACATATAAAATACTTGATTTCCCGGATTTAACCGTGGATGGGACGTTTCCCATGGGGGCGGCTGTGACGGCGGTGCTCATAACGGGCGGCGCAAACCCATATGCGGCGCTTATCGCCTCATTTGCCGCGGGAGCGTTGGCAGGGGCGGTAACGGGGCTTATACATGTTAAGTTTAAAGTAAGGGATCTCCTTTCGGGAATTATAATGATGACGGCGCTTTACAGCATTAATATGAGGATTACGGGAAAAGCCAACGTGCCGATATTTACACAGCCTACGGTTTTTGACAATCCGGCGGTTAATTCCGTTATGCCTCATGGATTTACGGCATATAAGACGTTTTTTATCGCGCTTATATTGTCGTTGGTTGCAAAATATCTGCTTGACGGATATTTAAGGACGAAATCGGGATACCTTTTAAGGGCGGCGGGCGACAATCCGGTTATAGTTACAAGCCTTGCCAAAGACCACGGCCTTGTTAAAATAGTCGGCCTTGCGATAGCAAACGGCCTTGTCGCCCTAGGCGGCAGCGCAATGTGCCAGCAGCAGAGGTTTTTTGATATATCCATGGGAACGGGAACCGTCGTAATAGGCCTTGCAAGCGTTATAATAGGCACAAATATATTTAAAAACAGCCGTTTTATACGCCCTACAAGCGCCGTTCTTATAGGTTCCATACTTTATAAGGGGTGTGTGGCGTTAGCTATTGCCCAAGGATTTAAAGCGTCGGATATGAAGCTTATTACGGCGCTGCTGTTCCTTATAATACTTGTTGCTACAATGGACAGGAAAAAGAAGGTGAAAGGCGATGCTTGA
- a CDS encoding ABC transporter substrate-binding protein: MKKKILALVLALTMAGAFAGCSSETPEQAQTGTQEESGEENGGGEETAGGETYTIGISQFAEHGSLDNCREGLLEGLAQEGIVEGENLTVLFQNAQADTGTAGQIADNFVSNGVDMICPIATPSAASAYAATMNTDIPVVFTAVNNPVATGLANADGTPVGEITGTSDKLPVEAQLEMIREILPDAKTIGIIYTTSETNSESTIKEYEAAVADYGFELETVGITTQADVPMAVDSLLTKVDCLNNLTDNTVVQSLATVISKANAAGVPVFGSEVEQVKNGCVAAVGLDFVDLGVQTGKMAAKVLKGESKASEMNFETISEAGLYINLAAAENLNIEIDGEYAAGAIETFDTIAGQ; the protein is encoded by the coding sequence ATGAAGAAGAAAATTTTGGCTTTAGTATTGGCTCTTACAATGGCAGGCGCATTTGCAGGGTGTTCGTCGGAAACGCCGGAACAGGCGCAAACAGGAACGCAGGAAGAAAGCGGGGAGGAGAATGGCGGCGGCGAGGAAACTGCCGGCGGGGAAACATATACGATAGGAATTTCACAGTTTGCCGAGCACGGCTCCCTTGACAACTGCCGCGAAGGGCTTCTTGAAGGGCTTGCGCAGGAAGGCATTGTGGAAGGCGAAAACCTTACGGTGCTTTTCCAGAACGCCCAGGCCGATACGGGAACGGCAGGCCAGATTGCAGACAATTTTGTTTCAAACGGGGTTGACATGATTTGCCCGATTGCGACGCCCAGCGCGGCAAGCGCATATGCCGCAACTATGAATACGGATATTCCGGTAGTATTTACGGCGGTTAACAATCCTGTTGCGACAGGCCTTGCAAATGCCGACGGCACGCCTGTAGGAGAAATTACGGGAACAAGCGACAAACTTCCCGTCGAAGCACAGCTTGAAATGATTAGGGAAATACTTCCAGATGCGAAAACGATTGGAATTATTTATACTACAAGCGAAACAAATTCGGAATCCACAATAAAAGAATATGAAGCGGCTGTTGCCGACTACGGTTTTGAGCTTGAAACGGTGGGCATAACAACTCAGGCAGACGTTCCTATGGCTGTTGACAGCCTTCTTACAAAAGTGGACTGTCTTAACAACTTAACTGACAACACGGTTGTACAGAGCCTTGCAACGGTAATTTCAAAAGCAAACGCCGCGGGAGTCCCTGTTTTCGGCAGTGAAGTCGAACAGGTTAAAAACGGATGCGTTGCGGCTGTAGGCCTTGATTTTGTGGATCTCGGAGTGCAGACCGGAAAAATGGCGGCAAAGGTTTTAAAAGGAGAATCCAAAGCAAGCGAAATGAACTTTGAAACGATATCCGAAGCGGGGCTTTATATAAATTTAGCGGCGGCTGAAAACCTCAATATTGAAATAGACGGGGAATATGCGGCGGGCGCGATTGAAACATTCGATACAATAGCCGGACAATAA